In one Steroidobacteraceae bacterium genomic region, the following are encoded:
- the fabF gene encoding beta-ketoacyl-ACP synthase II has translation MSKRRVVVTGLGLITPLGSTVESVWKSALAGESGIGAITALDVSAFPTRFGGAVRDFDVASYIPPKDARRMDAFMHYGVAAGIQAVTDSGLDMQAVDPQRVGAISGSGIGGLATIEDQFGAYLETRNPRKISPFLIPASIINMIAGHLSIRYGFRGPNLGIVTACTTSTHAIGLGMRTIQYGDADVMIAGGAEYATTVCSLGSFSMAKALSTRNDEPTRASRPFDRERDGFVLGDGGGAVVLEELEFAKRRGARIYAELIGFGMSGDAHHITAPPEDGSGARLAMQNALRDARIEPAAVHHINAHATSTPLGDKAETLAIKTTFGEHAARIPISATKSMTGHLLGAAGVVEAVLSILAIRDRIVPPTINYENPDPDCDLDCVPNEARQVAVDVALSNSFGFGGTNGSVVFRRFVD, from the coding sequence TTGAGTAAACGCCGCGTTGTTGTCACAGGCCTCGGCCTGATTACTCCCCTGGGCAGTACCGTCGAGTCGGTCTGGAAGTCCGCCCTGGCCGGCGAGAGCGGCATCGGGGCCATTACCGCGCTCGATGTTTCCGCATTTCCCACCCGTTTCGGTGGCGCCGTACGCGATTTCGATGTCGCGAGCTATATCCCGCCCAAGGATGCGCGGCGGATGGATGCGTTCATGCACTACGGCGTGGCGGCCGGGATCCAGGCTGTCACGGACAGTGGCCTCGACATGCAGGCGGTCGACCCCCAGCGTGTCGGGGCGATATCGGGTTCCGGCATCGGCGGTCTCGCAACCATCGAGGATCAGTTCGGCGCCTATCTCGAAACGCGCAATCCACGCAAGATTTCGCCTTTTCTGATCCCGGCCTCGATCATCAACATGATCGCGGGGCACCTGTCGATCCGCTATGGCTTCCGGGGACCCAACCTCGGCATCGTCACGGCTTGCACGACTTCGACGCATGCAATCGGCCTCGGCATGCGCACGATCCAGTACGGTGATGCCGATGTCATGATTGCGGGCGGCGCGGAATATGCCACCACCGTCTGCAGCCTTGGCAGCTTCTCGATGGCCAAGGCGCTTTCCACGCGCAACGACGAGCCGACACGCGCCTCGCGCCCATTCGACCGCGAACGCGATGGTTTCGTCCTTGGCGATGGCGGAGGCGCGGTGGTCTTGGAGGAGCTGGAATTTGCCAAGCGTCGCGGCGCCAGAATTTATGCGGAGCTGATCGGTTTCGGCATGAGCGGCGATGCCCACCACATCACGGCGCCGCCCGAAGACGGGTCCGGAGCAAGGCTCGCAATGCAAAATGCATTGCGCGATGCCCGGATAGAGCCTGCAGCGGTCCATCATATCAACGCCCACGCTACATCGACACCGCTCGGCGACAAGGCCGAGACACTCGCGATAAAAACCACTTTCGGCGAGCATGCCGCGCGGATTCCGATCAGCGCAACCAAGTCGATGACTGGCCATCTGCTTGGCGCTGCAGGCGTTGTCGAAGCCGTCCTGTCGATACTCGCGATTCGTGACCGGATCGTGCCACCGACCATCAACTATGAGAATCCCGACCCCGATTGCGACCTCGATTGCGTGCCGAATGAGGCCCGGCAGGTTGCCGTCGATGTGGCTTTGTCGAATTCATTCGGTTTCGGAGGCACGAACGGCAGCGTGGTCTTTCGTCGTTTCGTGGACTGA
- the acpP gene encoding acyl carrier protein, with the protein MSTVEQQVKAIVAEQLGVKPEQVTSDASFVDDLGADSLDTVELVMALEEEFETEIPDEDAEKITTVQQAIDYINERRKS; encoded by the coding sequence ATGAGTACTGTTGAACAGCAGGTTAAGGCCATCGTCGCCGAGCAGCTCGGAGTCAAGCCGGAGCAGGTCACGAGCGATGCGTCGTTTGTTGACGATTTGGGCGCAGACTCGCTGGATACGGTTGAACTGGTCATGGCGCTCGAGGAAGAATTCGAGACTGAGATCCCGGACGAGGATGCCGAGAAGATCACCACGGTTCAGCAGGCCATCGATTACATCAACGAGCGCCGCAAGAGCTGA